In one Candidatus Planktophila versatilis genomic region, the following are encoded:
- a CDS encoding TrmH family RNA methyltransferase — protein MIESLHSPHIARVKALIGSKGAKERREQGLFVAEGVQCTREALTSAGGPEIKIIYATEQGLSKIAELDLGAVDIVEVSEPVLKAMSDTVSPQGLISLCYTPENSISELALTGSSTVIYLHEIQDPGNAGTILRTADAMGITAVVTSPDSVDMYSPKVVRSTAGSLWNIPVYEGVTFQALASIFPDTQKILLSSHASTSILDLKIAGDCIAVFGNEARGVDAAALGAAVTEVTIPMAGNAESLNLSAAASIVMFTLSAKVAG, from the coding sequence ATGATTGAGAGCCTTCACTCGCCGCATATCGCGCGAGTGAAGGCTCTTATTGGTTCTAAAGGGGCGAAAGAACGCCGCGAACAAGGACTCTTTGTGGCAGAGGGCGTGCAATGCACACGCGAGGCACTTACTTCTGCTGGGGGTCCAGAAATAAAAATTATTTACGCAACAGAGCAAGGACTCTCAAAGATTGCAGAACTTGACCTAGGTGCTGTAGATATAGTCGAAGTTTCCGAGCCTGTTCTTAAGGCGATGTCAGATACCGTCTCACCACAAGGACTCATCTCACTTTGTTATACCCCTGAGAACAGTATTTCCGAACTCGCACTTACAGGTAGCTCTACTGTTATCTACCTCCATGAGATCCAAGATCCTGGAAATGCGGGAACGATTCTTCGCACCGCAGATGCAATGGGAATCACTGCTGTAGTTACCTCTCCTGATTCTGTCGATATGTATTCGCCAAAGGTGGTTCGTTCAACCGCAGGTTCACTGTGGAATATCCCGGTCTATGAGGGCGTGACTTTTCAAGCGCTAGCATCCATCTTCCCTGACACCCAGAAGATTCTCCTTTCATCTCATGCATCGACATCAATTCTCGATCTGAAGATTGCGGGGGATTGCATTGCAGTCTTTGGCAACGAAGCAAGGGGAGTAGATGCAGCAGCCCTTGGCGCGGCTGTGACGGAAGTGACTATTCCAATGGCTGGCAATGCCGAAAGCCTTAATTTATCGGCAGCGGCATCAATCGTTATGTTCACCCTTTCAGCAAAGGTCGCAGGATAG
- the rplT gene encoding 50S ribosomal protein L20 → MRVKRGVHAAKKRRTTLERASGYRGQRSRLFTKAKEQVTHSMVYAFNDRKDKKGDFRQLWIQRINAASRENGMTYNRFIQGLKASGLEVDRRVLSDIATNDPAAFKVLVDVARKNLPAA, encoded by the coding sequence ATGAGAGTCAAGCGCGGAGTACACGCAGCAAAGAAGCGTCGCACAACCCTTGAGCGTGCCAGCGGATATCGCGGACAACGTTCACGTCTTTTCACAAAGGCGAAGGAGCAAGTTACGCACTCAATGGTTTATGCCTTCAACGATCGTAAAGATAAGAAGGGTGATTTCCGTCAGCTCTGGATTCAGCGCATCAATGCTGCATCTCGCGAAAATGGAATGACATACAACCGCTTTATCCAGGGTCTTAAGGCTTCCGGACTTGAAGTAGATCGTCGCGTTCTATCAGATATCGCAACGAATGATCCAGCAGCATTTAAGGTTCTTGTCGACGTTGCTCGCAAGAACCTTCCAGCAGCCTAA
- the pheS gene encoding phenylalanine--tRNA ligase subunit alpha — MNPADVASWISDAQSAFTAATDLEQLKSARLAHAGDKSPIALASRALGTLSADQKASVGKIIGEAKAEIAKALAQQTAKLEQERDSKVLLEEVVDITLPVRRAHRGGLHPISIIKNEISDFFIEQGFSVEEGPELESGWLNFDALNIPADHPARTMQDTFFIEPIESGLVLRTHTSPVQIRTMLAQEPPIYVICPGRTFRADELDATHSPVFHQVEGLVVDKGITMAHLKGTLDNFARHMFGPDVTTRLRPSFFPFTEPSAEVDIYFNNRWIEWGGCGMVNPKVLATCGIDTDVYTGFAFGMGLERTLMVRHGITDMHDIVEGDLRFTRQFGVGL; from the coding sequence ATGAATCCGGCAGATGTAGCATCGTGGATAAGCGATGCGCAGAGCGCCTTTACCGCCGCCACGGATTTAGAACAACTTAAATCAGCTCGCCTGGCACACGCTGGTGATAAGTCACCGATAGCACTTGCTAGCAGAGCGCTCGGCACGCTCTCAGCCGATCAGAAAGCTTCCGTTGGAAAAATTATTGGGGAAGCAAAGGCAGAGATAGCAAAAGCTCTAGCGCAGCAGACGGCAAAACTTGAGCAAGAGCGCGACTCCAAAGTTTTACTTGAAGAGGTCGTCGATATCACCTTGCCAGTTCGTCGTGCGCACCGCGGGGGGCTACATCCCATCTCAATCATTAAGAATGAGATTTCAGATTTCTTTATCGAGCAAGGTTTCTCAGTTGAAGAAGGGCCAGAACTTGAATCGGGTTGGCTTAACTTTGATGCCCTGAATATTCCGGCTGATCATCCTGCGCGCACAATGCAAGACACTTTCTTTATTGAGCCAATCGAGTCAGGGCTAGTTCTTCGCACGCACACATCACCAGTGCAGATTCGTACGATGTTGGCTCAAGAACCGCCTATCTATGTCATTTGTCCTGGTCGCACATTTCGTGCTGATGAACTAGATGCTACTCACAGCCCAGTTTTCCACCAGGTTGAAGGCCTCGTAGTTGATAAGGGAATCACGATGGCCCACCTGAAAGGAACCCTTGATAACTTCGCGCGACACATGTTTGGTCCCGATGTCACGACACGTTTGCGACCGTCATTCTTTCCATTCACCGAGCCAAGTGCGGAAGTAGATATCTACTTTAACAATCGATGGATCGAATGGGGCGGATGCGGAATGGTCAACCCTAAAGTTCTGGCAACGTGTGGCATTGATACAGATGTCTACACTGGATTCGCATTTGGAATGGGTCTAGAGCGCACGCTGATGGTTCGCCATGGAATTACCGACATGCACGACATTGTGGAAGGCGACTTGAGATTCACTCGCCAGTTTGGAGTCGGACTCTAA
- the rpmI gene encoding 50S ribosomal protein L35, with protein MPKMKTHSGAKKTFRVTGTGKIMHERAGKRHLLEHKSSRVTRRLSQESSAKSTVTMTAKRMLGLK; from the coding sequence ATGCCAAAGATGAAAACCCATAGTGGTGCGAAGAAGACCTTCCGCGTCACAGGTACCGGAAAGATCATGCACGAGCGTGCAGGCAAGCGCCACCTTTTGGAGCACAAGTCATCACGCGTTACTCGTCGTTTGAGCCAAGAGTCATCAGCTAAGTCAACCGTCACAATGACAGCCAAGCGCATGCTTGGTTTGAAGTAA
- the sufC gene encoding Fe-S cluster assembly ATPase SufC produces the protein MSTLEIRGLKVSVETEQGAIEILKGVDLTIKSGETHAIMGPNGSGKSTLAYSIAGHPKYTITGGTVTLDGADVLEMTVDERAKAGLFLAMQYPVEVPGVSVSNFLRTAATALRGEAPKLREWVGEVKAAMESLKMDSSFAQRNVNEGFSGGEKKRHEIMQLELLKPKFAILDETDSGLDVDALRIVSEGVVRAKEANNHGILLITHYTRILKYIKPDFVHVFANGRIVEEGGPELADKLEANGYAEYVSA, from the coding sequence ATGAGTACTCTAGAAATTCGCGGACTGAAAGTATCTGTTGAGACCGAACAAGGCGCAATTGAAATTCTTAAAGGTGTGGACCTAACAATTAAGTCAGGTGAAACTCACGCAATCATGGGCCCTAACGGTTCAGGTAAGTCAACACTTGCTTACTCCATTGCCGGACACCCTAAATACACGATCACTGGCGGAACTGTGACACTCGATGGCGCAGATGTGCTCGAGATGACTGTTGATGAGCGTGCGAAAGCTGGACTCTTCTTAGCGATGCAATATCCGGTAGAGGTTCCTGGAGTTTCAGTCTCCAACTTCCTACGTACTGCAGCAACTGCTCTACGTGGTGAAGCACCAAAGCTTCGTGAATGGGTCGGAGAAGTTAAAGCGGCGATGGAGAGCCTAAAGATGGATTCTTCATTTGCACAACGCAACGTTAACGAAGGTTTCTCAGGTGGCGAGAAGAAGCGCCATGAAATCATGCAGCTTGAGCTACTCAAGCCAAAGTTCGCAATTCTTGATGAGACAGATTCTGGGCTCGATGTTGATGCGCTTCGTATCGTTTCAGAGGGTGTTGTTCGTGCCAAAGAAGCCAACAACCACGGCATCTTGCTCATTACGCACTACACACGCATTTTGAAGTACATCAAGCCAGATTTCGTACATGTGTTTGCAAATGGTCGCATCGTTGAAGAAGGTGGCCCAGAGCTAGCAGATAAACTCGAAGCGAATGGATATGCCGAGTACGTAAGCGCTTAA
- a CDS encoding metal-sulfur cluster assembly factor translates to MVAKIEDVNEAMKDVVDPELGINVVDLGLIYDIMVDENNIAVLNMTLTSAACPLQDVIEDQTREALKPFTDDVKINWVWMPPWGPDKITDDGREQLRALGFTV, encoded by the coding sequence ATGGTTGCAAAGATTGAAGACGTAAACGAGGCGATGAAAGATGTTGTCGACCCAGAACTAGGAATCAACGTTGTTGATCTTGGACTGATTTACGACATCATGGTGGATGAGAACAACATCGCCGTACTCAACATGACACTCACATCGGCTGCTTGCCCGCTGCAAGATGTCATTGAAGATCAAACCCGCGAGGCGCTTAAGCCTTTTACCGATGATGTGAAAATCAACTGGGTGTGGATGCCGCCATGGGGCCCAGATAAAATCACCGATGATGGCAGAGAACAGCTGCGCGCACTCGGCTTTACTGTTTAG
- a CDS encoding cysteine desulfurase produces the protein MSFNASVIAQDFPILSRKIRDGKRLVYLDSGATSQKPNVVIEAQSDFYRLHNAAAHRGAHQLAEEATDALEGARQIVASFINADVDEVVFTKSATEALNLVSYAMGNAQKGNRFHLSSGDGIVVTEMEHHANLIPWQQLAARTGASLSWFEVTPDGRLDLSNLASVITEKTKVVALTQQSNVLGTIIPLEEIVKRAHEVGAVVVIDACQSVPHMAVDVKALGIDFLAFSGHKTVGPTGIGIFWGRSELLAELPPFLTGGSMIENVTMTSATWAPAPRKFEAGVPNMAQAVGLGAALTYLTKIGMNQVHEHERALTEYLLNEFSTIDDLKVIGPQDLHMRGGIVSFSVGEIHPHDLGQYLDSQGIAVRTGHHCAWPLTRKLGVPATTRASFYLYNTKDDLDALVAGIRGAQKYFG, from the coding sequence ATGTCCTTCAATGCATCTGTCATCGCACAGGATTTTCCAATTCTTTCTCGGAAGATTCGCGATGGCAAACGCCTTGTCTACCTCGATTCAGGTGCGACTAGTCAGAAACCAAATGTGGTTATTGAAGCTCAAAGTGATTTCTATCGACTTCATAATGCAGCGGCTCATCGGGGTGCGCATCAGCTCGCCGAAGAAGCAACGGACGCGCTTGAAGGTGCGCGTCAGATCGTGGCTAGCTTTATCAACGCTGATGTTGATGAGGTAGTTTTCACAAAGAGTGCTACAGAAGCGCTGAACCTAGTTTCTTATGCGATGGGTAACGCGCAAAAGGGCAATAGATTTCACCTCTCATCCGGCGATGGAATTGTCGTCACTGAGATGGAGCACCACGCCAACCTCATCCCATGGCAACAATTAGCTGCGCGTACTGGCGCCTCACTGTCGTGGTTTGAAGTAACCCCTGATGGACGCCTTGATCTCTCCAATCTTGCATCGGTCATTACGGAAAAGACGAAAGTCGTTGCACTGACTCAGCAATCAAATGTTTTAGGCACAATCATTCCGCTGGAAGAGATTGTTAAGCGAGCACATGAAGTTGGTGCAGTTGTTGTGATCGATGCTTGCCAATCTGTTCCGCATATGGCCGTGGATGTGAAAGCACTCGGTATCGATTTTCTAGCTTTTTCTGGACATAAAACGGTCGGCCCTACCGGCATTGGAATCTTCTGGGGACGAAGTGAGCTGCTTGCAGAACTACCACCGTTTCTGACCGGTGGCTCCATGATTGAAAACGTCACGATGACCTCTGCAACCTGGGCACCGGCGCCACGTAAATTTGAGGCGGGCGTTCCCAATATGGCGCAAGCTGTTGGACTAGGAGCAGCGCTTACCTATCTGACAAAGATTGGCATGAATCAAGTTCACGAACACGAACGTGCTCTGACTGAATATCTTCTTAATGAGTTTTCAACGATCGATGATTTAAAGGTAATTGGTCCACAAGATCTACATATGCGCGGCGGAATTGTCTCGTTCTCAGTGGGGGAGATTCACCCGCATGATTTAGGACAATATCTTGATAGCCAGGGGATAGCAGTACGAACTGGTCATCATTGCGCATGGCCACTCACTCGTAAATTGGGTGTTCCAGCTACTACTCGAGCTTCGTTCTATCTATATAACACCAAAGATGATCTCGACGCCTTAGTCGCAGGCATTCGCGGCGCACAGAAATACTTCGGATAA
- a CDS encoding DUF3099 domain-containing protein, with product MAKEDAAFDITSASTGLSKDQSARQRRYFLSMMVRTACFILTVLLPSPYRWFALVGAVILPYIAVVVANAGRETVIPGSAILKKRPRGIE from the coding sequence ATGGCTAAAGAAGATGCTGCTTTTGATATTACTAGCGCGTCAACTGGCCTTTCCAAAGACCAGAGTGCGCGGCAACGTCGATATTTTCTATCCATGATGGTGCGAACAGCCTGCTTTATTTTGACTGTCCTACTACCAAGTCCGTATCGATGGTTCGCTCTCGTTGGCGCTGTCATCCTGCCCTATATTGCAGTAGTTGTTGCAAATGCTGGTCGTGAGACAGTAATTCCTGGATCAGCGATACTCAAGAAGAGGCCGCGAGGAATTGAGTAG
- a CDS encoding ABC transporter ATP-binding protein: MSQHAVWMTFRSMTADPSVKSQKLKPGTVKRIFTYGAPYKSQILIFLATVVIEALLIISTPLLLRELIDKGVIPKDPALVTKLALLVGLLAVVDALFNIFGRWFSARIGEGLIYDLRSQVFAHVQRQSIAFFTRTQTGALISRINSDVMGAQQAFTGTLSGVVSNVVSLVLVVTAMLILSWQITVVSLLLLPVFLLPTKWVGKRIQALTRDAFNLNATMSSTMTERFNVSGALLVSLYGKPAKEEGFFRARARKVADIGIQTAMLNRIFFVGITSVAAVATAFAYGIGGHLAIDGSITVGTLLAITALLARLYGPLTALSNVRIDVMTALVSFERVFEVLDLHPMIVDRPGAQQLKQQELSIEFRNVSFSYPKAEEVSLASLESVSKPETVDSGQILNSISFTAPKGTLTAIVGPSGAGKTTMSALLPRLYDVTEGAILIGGSDIRDYTVQSLRDSIGVVMQDAHLFHETIAENLRYAKEDATEEEMIQACKSAQIWNLISTLPNGFETMVGERGHRLSGGEKQRLAIARLLLKAPSIVILDEATAHLDSENEDLVQEALRHALKGRTSIVIAHRLSTVMQADQILVLEKGQIVERGTHEELIQGAGLYSELFARQDLTTNEKPSVTD, translated from the coding sequence ATGTCTCAACACGCAGTCTGGATGACCTTCCGGTCCATGACCGCTGATCCATCGGTGAAATCTCAGAAGTTAAAGCCTGGAACGGTTAAGCGGATCTTCACCTATGGAGCTCCCTATAAATCACAGATTCTTATCTTTCTTGCAACCGTTGTGATTGAAGCGCTCCTAATAATTAGCACGCCACTCTTACTGCGCGAATTGATTGATAAAGGAGTGATTCCGAAAGATCCCGCCTTGGTGACCAAGCTCGCTCTTCTGGTGGGACTACTAGCAGTTGTGGATGCGCTATTTAATATCTTTGGCCGTTGGTTTTCTGCTCGTATCGGTGAAGGTTTGATATATGACTTACGTTCGCAAGTTTTTGCTCACGTTCAAAGACAGTCGATTGCGTTCTTTACTCGAACACAGACCGGCGCGCTCATCTCGCGAATTAACTCAGATGTCATGGGGGCCCAGCAGGCATTCACGGGCACCCTTTCAGGCGTTGTAAGCAACGTCGTTTCACTGGTACTTGTTGTTACGGCGATGCTCATTCTTTCCTGGCAGATCACAGTTGTCTCATTGCTACTTCTGCCAGTCTTTCTTCTTCCCACTAAGTGGGTTGGTAAGCGCATTCAGGCGCTCACTCGCGATGCCTTTAATCTCAATGCAACGATGTCGAGCACCATGACTGAACGATTCAATGTTTCCGGTGCGCTCTTGGTCTCCCTTTATGGAAAGCCGGCGAAGGAAGAAGGTTTCTTCCGGGCTCGTGCACGTAAAGTGGCCGATATTGGAATTCAAACAGCAATGCTCAATCGCATCTTCTTTGTCGGCATCACCAGCGTTGCAGCTGTTGCTACCGCCTTCGCATATGGAATTGGTGGCCATCTAGCTATTGATGGCTCAATTACGGTGGGAACACTTCTAGCTATCACCGCTTTATTAGCGCGGCTCTATGGTCCACTGACTGCACTCTCTAATGTGCGCATCGATGTCATGACCGCGCTTGTCTCCTTTGAACGTGTTTTTGAGGTGCTAGATCTTCATCCGATGATTGTTGATCGCCCCGGAGCTCAGCAACTGAAGCAACAGGAACTGAGCATTGAATTTAGAAACGTTTCATTTTCCTATCCAAAAGCAGAAGAAGTCTCTCTGGCTTCACTTGAATCCGTCTCTAAACCGGAGACGGTTGATAGTGGACAGATATTGAATTCAATTTCATTTACTGCGCCAAAGGGAACACTGACGGCGATCGTGGGACCATCAGGTGCTGGAAAAACCACGATGAGTGCGCTCTTGCCCAGACTTTATGATGTGACAGAGGGTGCAATTCTTATCGGTGGCAGCGATATCCGCGACTACACAGTGCAATCACTCAGAGATAGCATCGGTGTTGTCATGCAGGATGCACATCTCTTTCACGAAACAATCGCTGAGAATTTACGGTATGCCAAGGAAGACGCTACCGAGGAAGAGATGATTCAGGCGTGTAAGTCGGCCCAAATATGGAATCTAATATCTACACTTCCCAATGGCTTTGAGACCATGGTGGGAGAGCGCGGTCATCGACTTTCCGGTGGCGAGAAGCAGCGTTTAGCTATTGCGCGGCTATTACTTAAAGCGCCATCAATCGTCATTCTTGATGAAGCAACGGCGCACTTGGACTCTGAAAACGAGGATCTTGTGCAAGAAGCACTACGTCATGCGTTGAAAGGTAGAACTTCGATCGTCATCGCACACAGATTAAGCACAGTGATGCAGGCAGATCAGATTCTGGTTCTGGAAAAGGGTCAGATTGTTGAGCGCGGAACGCACGAGGAGTTAATTCAAGGAGCGGGTCTCTACTCCGAACTATTTGCGCGTCAAGACCTCACGACGAATGAGAAACCTTCCGTAACCGATTAA
- a CDS encoding SURF1 family protein → MSSTKKREQFSFFKSVIALVLIAGCLWAAQWQYHRGVARHESNFIIEKHSTMTPVSLASVQDQPANHEWQPVTTRGRFDPDTQILLRNRYFEGKYGFELLTKFNDTGGRSYWVDCGWVQAGKNAQTRPTLPKLPSGDVEIVGRLRLDSSLPRGSFFAIPTNSDTGLVSKANAQGGATSEDFYLDLVSGSDPALSPAAPAELPELSDGPHMAYALQWVFFGGLIGYGRFLIRREVLTRK, encoded by the coding sequence TTGAGTAGTACAAAAAAGCGTGAGCAATTTTCGTTTTTTAAGTCAGTCATTGCGCTCGTTCTCATTGCAGGTTGTCTCTGGGCGGCGCAATGGCAATACCATCGCGGTGTTGCCCGGCACGAGAGCAATTTCATTATCGAAAAACATTCAACAATGACCCCGGTCTCACTAGCCTCAGTACAAGATCAACCAGCGAACCACGAATGGCAGCCTGTAACAACGCGCGGGCGCTTTGATCCTGACACCCAAATACTTCTCAGAAATAGATACTTCGAGGGCAAATATGGTTTTGAACTTCTCACTAAATTTAATGACACGGGTGGAAGAAGTTACTGGGTTGATTGTGGATGGGTTCAGGCAGGAAAGAACGCACAAACCAGACCTACATTGCCGAAACTTCCATCAGGTGATGTCGAAATAGTTGGACGCCTGCGATTAGATAGTTCGTTACCTCGGGGATCATTTTTTGCAATACCGACTAATTCAGATACTGGATTGGTTTCGAAGGCAAATGCTCAAGGTGGAGCTACAAGTGAAGATTTCTATCTTGACTTAGTATCTGGCTCAGATCCGGCCTTGTCACCGGCTGCACCTGCAGAACTTCCTGAACTCTCCGATGGACCCCATATGGCTTATGCGTTGCAATGGGTCTTCTTTGGTGGATTAATCGGTTACGGAAGGTTTCTCATTCGTCGTGAGGTCTTGACGCGCAAATAG
- the infC gene encoding translation initiation factor IF-3 has product MRQLGYTSEPNIGAEITTEPRINDRIRTPQIRLINYTGEQVGVVDIEAALAMADEIGLDLVEIAPEANPPVCKIMDFGKYKYEIAQKAREARQNQTHIVVKEVRLTPKIENHDYETKRSSVEKFLKGGDKVKITMKFRGREQTRPELGFKLLQRLAEDVKDIAFVEFAPKQEGRQMTMVLGPTKKKTEVVAEQKAAKAAKEKAAEEAAK; this is encoded by the coding sequence TTGCGGCAACTTGGATACACAAGTGAACCGAACATAGGAGCAGAAATCACAACAGAGCCCCGCATTAATGACCGTATCCGCACACCCCAAATTCGCCTCATCAATTACACAGGTGAGCAAGTTGGAGTTGTAGATATCGAAGCAGCGCTAGCTATGGCAGATGAAATCGGACTCGATCTCGTAGAGATTGCACCGGAAGCTAATCCGCCAGTTTGTAAGATCATGGACTTTGGAAAGTACAAGTACGAGATCGCACAAAAAGCTCGCGAAGCACGTCAGAACCAGACCCACATTGTGGTGAAGGAAGTGCGATTGACGCCAAAGATTGAGAATCACGACTACGAGACTAAACGCTCGTCAGTTGAAAAGTTTCTCAAAGGTGGCGACAAGGTGAAGATAACGATGAAGTTTCGTGGCCGTGAACAAACACGTCCAGAGCTCGGATTCAAACTCTTGCAACGTCTTGCAGAAGATGTGAAAGATATTGCTTTCGTTGAATTCGCCCCTAAGCAAGAGGGTCGACAGATGACGATGGTGTTGGGTCCGACGAAGAAGAAGACAGAAGTAGTAGCAGAGCAGAAGGCAGCGAAAGCTGCGAAGGAAAAAGCAGCCGAAGAAGCTGCTAAATAG
- the fabI gene encoding enoyl-ACP reductase FabI — protein MADLEWGTEVGILEGKNILVTGVLTDGSIAFHIARLAQEEGAQVVLTGFGRGLSLTTRIAGRLPKPAPIIELDVTNQEHLDGLATEVKKHLPHLDGVVHSIGFAPEAALGGNFLNTAWEDVATAVQVSAYSLKSLTMACHPLFKDGASVVGLDFDAQVAWPKYDWMGVAKAALESTSRYLARDLGKDNVRINLIAAGPIRTIAAKSIPGFNEFENVWNERSPLKWDVADPVPAAQGAVALLSDWFPKTTGEIIHVDGGLHAMG, from the coding sequence ATGGCGGACTTGGAATGGGGCACTGAAGTGGGAATTTTAGAGGGCAAGAATATTTTGGTAACCGGTGTTCTCACTGATGGCTCTATCGCTTTTCATATCGCACGCCTGGCACAAGAAGAAGGTGCGCAAGTTGTTCTTACAGGCTTTGGTCGCGGCCTTAGTCTGACAACTCGTATCGCAGGACGCCTACCAAAGCCGGCTCCGATTATTGAACTAGACGTTACCAATCAGGAACATCTTGATGGTTTAGCAACAGAGGTAAAGAAGCACCTTCCACACCTTGATGGAGTTGTGCATTCGATTGGCTTTGCACCTGAAGCAGCACTGGGTGGCAACTTTCTCAATACTGCTTGGGAAGATGTGGCAACGGCGGTGCAGGTCTCTGCCTACTCTTTAAAATCACTGACAATGGCATGCCATCCGCTATTTAAAGATGGGGCATCTGTTGTCGGACTTGATTTTGATGCCCAAGTTGCCTGGCCAAAGTATGACTGGATGGGAGTTGCAAAGGCTGCCCTTGAATCCACATCTCGCTATCTCGCTCGCGATCTTGGAAAAGATAATGTCCGCATCAACCTCATTGCAGCGGGTCCGATTAGAACCATCGCCGCAAAGTCGATTCCCGGATTTAATGAATTTGAAAATGTCTGGAATGAGCGCAGTCCATTGAAGTGGGATGTTGCAGATCCAGTGCCGGCAGCGCAAGGCGCAGTTGCGCTACTCAGTGATTGGTTTCCAAAAACGACGGGCGAGATTATTCACGTCGATGGTGGCCTGCACGCGATGGGCTAA
- the sufU gene encoding Fe-S cluster assembly sulfur transfer protein SufU — MQLDNLYQEVILDHYKNPQHKKLNPTFDAQVHHINPSCGDEITLNVTLDAGLVKEVSWDGVGCSISQASTSILTDLLIGKSLDRAQEISDAFMHLMQSKGTETGDAELLEDAVALAGVSQYPARIKCALLGWMAFKDASVQAIAKNS; from the coding sequence ATGCAATTAGATAATCTCTACCAGGAAGTGATCCTTGATCACTATAAGAATCCACAGCATAAGAAGTTAAATCCAACCTTTGATGCTCAAGTTCACCACATTAATCCGAGTTGTGGCGATGAAATCACGCTCAATGTCACTCTCGATGCGGGCCTGGTGAAAGAAGTTTCCTGGGATGGAGTTGGCTGTTCTATTTCACAAGCAAGCACATCGATTCTCACCGATTTACTCATTGGCAAGAGCCTTGATCGGGCGCAAGAAATCTCTGATGCATTTATGCACCTGATGCAGAGCAAAGGGACTGAAACCGGCGATGCCGAACTCCTGGAGGATGCGGTAGCTCTGGCTGGAGTTTCGCAATACCCAGCTCGCATTAAATGTGCGCTCTTAGGCTGGATGGCATTTAAAGACGCTTCCGTGCAAGCAATAGCAAAGAATTCATAA
- the fabG gene encoding 3-oxoacyl-ACP reductase FabG, giving the protein MSEPTSIALVTGGNRGIGLAIATALQEAGHRVVITYRSGTPPTGFDAVQMDVTNSESVDLAFTKIESEIGQPEIIVANAGITKDTLVLRMTDEDFESVIDANLTGAFRVAKRATKGLLKLKRGRLIFIGSVVGGVGAAGQVNYSASKSGLVGMARSFSRELGSRGITANVVAPGFVETDMTAELDEKRRSEIAAQVPLGRFCSAQEIADVVTFIASAKASYITGAIIPVDGGLGMGH; this is encoded by the coding sequence ATGAGCGAGCCGACTTCCATCGCATTAGTTACCGGTGGCAATCGCGGAATTGGCTTAGCTATCGCAACAGCGCTGCAAGAAGCGGGTCATCGCGTTGTCATCACTTACCGCAGCGGCACCCCACCTACAGGCTTTGATGCAGTCCAGATGGATGTCACTAACTCAGAAAGTGTTGATTTAGCTTTCACAAAGATTGAAAGTGAGATAGGACAGCCAGAGATTATTGTAGCGAATGCTGGAATTACTAAAGACACTCTGGTCTTGCGTATGACTGACGAAGATTTCGAAAGTGTTATTGACGCTAACCTCACCGGCGCTTTTCGCGTTGCAAAGCGCGCTACCAAAGGTCTCCTGAAATTAAAGCGTGGTCGCCTGATTTTTATCGGTTCAGTTGTGGGTGGGGTTGGAGCTGCCGGACAAGTGAACTATTCCGCTTCTAAGTCTGGGCTAGTTGGAATGGCTAGATCATTTTCACGAGAACTTGGTTCGCGCGGCATCACTGCCAACGTTGTTGCCCCGGGATTTGTAGAGACAGATATGACGGCAGAACTCGATGAGAAGCGCCGGAGTGAAATTGCGGCACAGGTTCCGCTGGGTCGATTCTGTTCAGCACAAGAGATTGCCGACGTGGTGACATTTATTGCATCTGCGAAAGCTAGCTATATTACTGGTGCCATCATTCCGGTAGATGGCGGACTTGGAATGGGGCACTGA